One Fusobacterium ulcerans DNA segment encodes these proteins:
- the atpE gene encoding ATP synthase F0 subunit C, whose protein sequence is MHFLLSLNVTTLKAVVMGASAIGAGCAMIGGIGAGIGEGYTAGKAVESVVKIPEQKGSIITTMILGQAVAESTGIFALVIALLLLYANPMLAVFN, encoded by the coding sequence ATGCATTTTTTGTTGAGTCTGAATGTAACTACACTAAAAGCAGTAGTAATGGGAGCTTCAGCTATTGGTGCAGGATGTGCTATGATAGGAGGAATAGGAGCAGGAATAGGAGAGGGATATACAGCAGGTAAAGCAGTAGAATCAGTTGTAAAAATTCCTGAGCAAAAAGGAAGTATTATAACTACAATGATATTAGGGCAGGCAGTTGCCGAATCAACAGGAATATTTGCTCTGGTAATTGCTCTTCTTCTTTTATATGCTAATCCAATGCTGGCAGTTTTTAATTAA